The Thermoflavifilum sp. genome contains a region encoding:
- a CDS encoding DNA methyltransferase: MSPRAKPATSSRRQIETYEHRDKQRVNNPPAGLVTPDTDPDAGQKKKRYAYDPHLDPQLVWAGKAEHISFEVPTVSLHVHERIDPKTIIETVRKKNGQPQPVQLGLFEEERKEPLHEAIQFYQHKHDWSNRLIAGDSLLVMNSLLEKEGLAGKVQMIYIDPPYGIKYGSNFQPFVNKRDVKDGRDEDLTAEPEQIKAFRDTWELGIHSYLTYLRDRLLLARELLTESGSIFVQISDENVHHVRELMDEVFGAGNFVNLIAFRTHSPLGVKLLPNPYDYLIWYSKDKSKLKYRPLYVYKDSGEGTQFTYIEMKDGARRSMTRDERQHPELTPEGARVFRLVNLPSSGYTESCTFDFMFEGQTYKPSRGRSWKTTLDGMQRLVTARRVYATGTYLNYVYFLDDFPLSNLSGMWADVYTELDKQYVVQTGTKVIERCLLMTTDPGDLVFDPTCGSGTTAYVAEQWGRRWITCDTSRVAITLAKQRLMTAVFDYYELAHPNEGVGSGFKYKTVPHVTLKSIANNPEIDGIYARMHPAIEKALAELNAALKGRPIKFKVTQGGRAGQFVDFAAPDSATFTLPAGQVVKVNELVEWEVPFEFPTDWPDAARHSFEAFHAARRAMQNEMDAAIARLIINSPYEEPQRHWRYDRNKRTFELVEGRRPAGYVVATPGSESFDDPGNFVEIGLVNQIRPRVKAWREAGYPGVTSITKRLLEHWRDPEEFETRRFFFCQLEAVETLIWLTEAPAAERVGIEIPGDGGAFVRQCCKMATGTGKTIVMAMVIAWQVLNKVASPQDARFSKNVLVIAPGLTVKKRLAVLELSAEGNYYEAFDIVPSALLDKLRQGKVLVRNWHALAWESEEQIQKRKSVDKRGVKSDEAYTREVLGEMANARNILVINDEAHHAWRVNPEAVGKYMRQRDLKDSAAEATVWIGGLDRLNRTRGILKCYDFSATPFAPSGKRSGEETLFGWIVSDFGLNDAIESGLVKTPRVVIRDDAVPDTTTYKSQLYSIYNTSKVKSDLNRRAKPEEPLPDLVLNAYHLLGYDWREAWKAWRAAGQPTPPVMITVANRTETAARVKHAFDTKRIYIDELCDPERVLHIDSKVLDEAEARDEPAAADAPEEEEGEAEEETATSLARKLTKAEQAERLRRTVDTVGKVGQPGEKIQNVISVGMLSEGWDVKTVTHIMGLRAFTSQLLCEQVVGRGLRRTSYELNPETGLFDPRST; encoded by the coding sequence ATGTCGCCACGCGCTAAACCAGCCACCTCTTCCAGACGCCAGATTGAAACCTACGAACATCGCGATAAACAGCGCGTCAACAACCCGCCCGCCGGGCTGGTGACGCCCGACACTGACCCAGACGCGGGGCAGAAGAAAAAGCGCTATGCCTACGACCCACATCTCGACCCGCAGCTCGTCTGGGCTGGCAAAGCCGAGCACATATCCTTCGAAGTGCCCACGGTGTCGCTCCATGTGCACGAGCGCATCGATCCCAAGACCATCATCGAGACGGTGCGCAAGAAAAACGGTCAGCCGCAGCCGGTGCAGTTAGGACTGTTCGAAGAAGAGCGCAAAGAACCCCTGCACGAGGCCATCCAGTTCTACCAGCACAAGCACGACTGGAGCAACCGCCTGATCGCCGGCGACTCGCTCCTGGTGATGAACTCGCTGCTGGAAAAAGAGGGCCTGGCAGGCAAGGTGCAGATGATCTATATAGACCCGCCGTATGGCATCAAGTACGGCTCCAACTTCCAGCCCTTCGTCAACAAGCGCGATGTGAAGGACGGCAGGGACGAAGACCTCACCGCCGAGCCGGAGCAGATCAAGGCTTTCCGCGACACCTGGGAGCTGGGCATTCACTCCTATCTCACCTACCTGCGCGACCGGCTGCTGCTGGCGCGAGAGCTGCTCACCGAGAGCGGCAGCATCTTCGTCCAGATCAGCGACGAGAACGTTCACCACGTACGCGAGTTGATGGATGAGGTGTTCGGGGCGGGAAATTTTGTGAATCTCATTGCCTTTCGGACTCACAGCCCATTAGGGGTGAAGCTCTTGCCCAACCCATACGATTACTTGATTTGGTATTCAAAGGACAAATCCAAACTCAAGTACAGACCACTATATGTCTACAAGGACAGTGGTGAGGGAACACAGTTTACGTATATCGAAATGAAAGATGGGGCTCGCCGTAGCATGACACGAGATGAGCGGCAGCATCCTGAGCTCACACCAGAAGGCGCAAGGGTTTTTCGCCTAGTCAATTTGCCGTCGTCTGGTTACACAGAAAGCTGCACATTCGATTTCATGTTTGAGGGACAGACATACAAGCCTTCGCGGGGGCGAAGTTGGAAGACCACCTTAGATGGCATGCAAAGGCTCGTGACAGCGAGGCGTGTTTATGCAACAGGCACCTACCTGAACTACGTTTACTTCCTCGACGATTTTCCGCTAAGCAACCTTTCCGGAATGTGGGCCGATGTCTACACAGAGCTCGATAAGCAGTACGTCGTGCAAACTGGCACGAAGGTTATCGAACGCTGCCTCCTGATGACCACCGACCCGGGAGACTTGGTCTTCGACCCGACCTGCGGCAGCGGCACCACGGCCTATGTGGCCGAGCAGTGGGGCCGGCGCTGGATCACCTGCGACACCTCGCGCGTCGCCATCACCCTCGCCAAGCAACGGCTCATGACCGCCGTCTTCGATTACTACGAGCTGGCGCATCCCAATGAGGGCGTGGGCAGCGGTTTCAAATACAAAACCGTGCCCCACGTCACGCTCAAGTCCATCGCCAACAACCCGGAGATTGACGGCATCTACGCTCGCATGCATCCGGCCATCGAAAAGGCGCTGGCGGAGCTGAACGCCGCGCTCAAAGGCAGGCCCATCAAGTTCAAGGTCACACAAGGCGGGCGCGCCGGGCAATTCGTGGACTTCGCTGCGCCGGATTCCGCCACCTTCACCCTGCCCGCCGGCCAGGTGGTCAAGGTCAACGAACTGGTGGAGTGGGAAGTGCCGTTTGAGTTTCCAACCGATTGGCCCGATGCAGCCCGCCACTCGTTCGAAGCCTTCCACGCCGCCCGTCGCGCCATGCAAAACGAAATGGATGCCGCCATCGCCCGCCTTATCATCAACTCCCCTTATGAGGAGCCGCAGCGTCACTGGCGCTACGACCGGAACAAACGCACCTTTGAGCTGGTCGAGGGTCGTCGACCGGCGGGGTATGTGGTGGCAACACCAGGTTCAGAATCGTTCGACGATCCCGGTAATTTCGTTGAGATTGGGTTGGTCAACCAGATCCGCCCACGTGTCAAGGCCTGGCGCGAGGCGGGCTATCCGGGTGTCACCAGTATCACCAAACGCCTGCTCGAGCACTGGCGCGATCCGGAGGAGTTCGAGACCCGTCGGTTCTTCTTTTGCCAGTTGGAGGCAGTAGAAACGCTCATCTGGCTCACCGAAGCGCCGGCCGCCGAGCGCGTGGGGATCGAGATTCCCGGCGACGGCGGGGCTTTCGTGCGCCAGTGCTGCAAGATGGCCACCGGCACGGGCAAGACCATCGTGATGGCGATGGTCATCGCCTGGCAGGTCTTGAACAAGGTGGCTTCGCCGCAGGACGCCCGCTTTTCCAAGAACGTGCTAGTGATCGCGCCGGGGCTCACGGTGAAGAAGCGGCTGGCGGTTTTGGAACTCTCGGCGGAAGGGAATTACTACGAAGCCTTTGACATCGTGCCCTCAGCGTTGCTCGACAAGCTGCGGCAGGGTAAAGTGCTGGTCCGCAACTGGCACGCCCTGGCCTGGGAGAGCGAAGAGCAGATCCAGAAGCGTAAGAGTGTGGACAAGCGCGGGGTCAAGAGCGACGAGGCCTACACGCGTGAGGTCCTGGGCGAGATGGCCAATGCACGTAATATCCTGGTGATCAACGACGAGGCACATCATGCGTGGCGCGTGAACCCGGAAGCGGTCGGCAAGTATATGCGTCAGCGCGACCTCAAGGACAGCGCCGCCGAAGCCACCGTGTGGATCGGTGGACTCGACCGGCTGAATCGAACGCGTGGCATCCTCAAGTGCTATGACTTTTCGGCCACCCCTTTCGCCCCTTCGGGTAAGCGAAGCGGCGAAGAAACGCTGTTCGGCTGGATCGTTAGCGACTTTGGCCTGAACGACGCCATCGAGTCGGGGCTGGTGAAAACTCCTCGCGTCGTCATACGTGACGATGCCGTTCCTGACACCACAACATACAAGTCGCAACTGTATAGTATCTACAACACCTCCAAGGTAAAAAGCGACCTGAATAGGCGCGCCAAACCTGAAGAACCCTTGCCCGACCTGGTTCTGAATGCCTACCACCTCTTGGGCTACGATTGGCGCGAGGCGTGGAAAGCCTGGCGCGCGGCCGGCCAGCCGACGCCGCCGGTGATGATCACGGTCGCCAACCGCACCGAAACGGCGGCGCGCGTGAAGCATGCCTTCGACACCAAGCGCATTTACATCGACGAGTTGTGCGATCCCGAGCGCGTGCTGCACATCGACTCGAAGGTGCTCGATGAGGCCGAGGCGCGGGACGAGCCGGCCGCAGCCGATGCGCCCGAGGAGGAAGAAGGCGAGGCGGAAGAGGAAACTGCTACGTCTCTCGCGCGTAAACTAACCAAGGCGGAGCAGGCGGAGCGACTGCGGCGGACCGTGGACACGGTGGGCAAGGTGGGGCAGCCCGGGGAGAAGATTCAGAACGTCATCTCCGTTGGCATGCTCTCCGAGGGCTGGGATGTCAAAACCGTTACCCATATCATGGGCCTGCGCGCGTTCACCTCGCAGCTTCTGTGCGAGCAGGTGGTGGGCCGGGGCTTGCGGCGCACATCCTACGAGCTGAACCCCGAGACAGGTTTGTTCGATCCGCGGAGTACGTGA
- a CDS encoding class I SAM-dependent methyltransferase, which yields MKSSNRYGYTERLFSGGLRSKLHYARFHWFKTKVERLNCQISSVLELGCFDGKLITFFPSKPLRYVGFDANWEGGLDIARSKWADEPNFFFYEASSPEDMHLEKDDIFSIAVSMETLEHVPPQMVDGYLRKIAQHLDGYFFVTVPNEKGILFLTKWLIKKTLRADVQHYTISELINATLGRMDRVARREHKGFDYDLLIKQIAQYFDVIDVSGIPFGCFPPSLCFGIGIVAKSKKSISIPE from the coding sequence ATGAAGAGCTCAAACAGATACGGATATACCGAGCGTTTATTTTCTGGAGGACTTCGAAGCAAGCTGCATTATGCAAGATTTCACTGGTTCAAGACTAAAGTTGAAAGATTAAATTGTCAGATTAGCTCTGTGTTGGAGTTGGGATGTTTTGATGGGAAGTTGATTACTTTTTTCCCAAGTAAGCCATTAAGGTACGTTGGATTCGATGCAAATTGGGAGGGTGGGTTAGATATAGCGAGGTCAAAATGGGCAGATGAACCGAATTTCTTTTTTTACGAAGCTAGTTCACCGGAGGATATGCATCTCGAGAAAGATGATATTTTTAGTATCGCGGTTTCAATGGAAACACTTGAACACGTTCCTCCTCAGATGGTTGATGGGTATCTACGAAAGATAGCTCAACATCTCGATGGATATTTTTTCGTTACAGTCCCGAATGAAAAAGGGATTCTTTTCCTTACAAAGTGGTTGATCAAGAAGACATTGAGAGCTGATGTACAGCATTACACTATTTCTGAGTTGATCAACGCAACTTTAGGAAGAATGGATCGGGTGGCTCGTCGGGAACATAAAGGGTTCGATTATGATCTGCTCATCAAACAAATAGCGCAATATTTCGATGTCATTGATGTTTCTGGAATTCCGTTTGGATGTTTTCCTCCCTCACTTTGTTTCGGGATCGGTATTGTGGCCAAATCTAAGAAATCCATATCTATACCTGAGTAA